In a genomic window of Apteryx mantelli isolate bAptMan1 chromosome 2, bAptMan1.hap1, whole genome shotgun sequence:
- the LOC106486308 gene encoding secreted Ly-6/uPAR-related protein 1-like gives MKTLLVGLLLGLTYVELAQSLRCYTCKEPTDISLCKRVTLCPLKATACTTTLLSVDSGYPFFGNITVIKSCSENCIASNGIGANRPTLCCYSDLCNDDSSNGSPGLRTSFAALGITAVVLIMFFKPTL, from the exons ATGAAGACTCTTCTGGTTGGTTTGCTGCTTGGCCTGACATATGTGGAGTTGG CCCAGTCCTTACGATGCTACACGTGCAAAGAACCCACAGACATTTCTCTGTGCAAAAGAGTCACCCTGTGCCCACTGAAAGCTACTGCATGCACAACAACACTGCTCTCCGTAGACTCAG GCTACCCCTTTTTCGGCAACATCACCGTGATCAAATCCTGCTCGGAGAATTGCATTGCCTCTAACGGGATAGGAGCGAACCGTCCCACGTTGTGCTGCTACAGTGACCTCTGCAATGACGACAGCTCCAACGGCAGCCCGGGTCTGAGAACCAGCTTTGCAGCACTGGGCATCACAGCCGTGGTCCTCATCATGTTCTTCAAGCCTACTTTGTAA